Part of the Sorghum bicolor cultivar BTx623 chromosome 1, Sorghum_bicolor_NCBIv3, whole genome shotgun sequence genome, CTTAACAATGTCCAGATTTGAAATCAGAAGTGCCCCGCTGAGATTGATCAACTTAGATAGCTCGTGAACACTGCTGTGGCGATGGCGACCTCTCCTCGTACTTATCACAAACCTTGACAGTGTGTGAAGACCAATCAGTGAACCTATACCCTCAGGCATATGCTTCAACTGTGTAGGCTGGTGATTATCCAGATGTAGATCAATATGCCTTAGCTTACCAAGATACTTTATATCAGTTGGCAACTCTTCAAGATAATAGCAATTTCTGAGGCCCAGAGTTTGAAGGTGGTACAGATGACAGACTGATTCAGGAAGCCTTCTTATCTTGGTGCCTCGGAGCTGAAGACAGCGAAGGTGTATCAGATCTCCAATTGATTCAGGCAGCTCACTTAGGCCAAAATTGCTCACATCTAAAACTCGAAGCCTCTGAACTGTCTGAAGTGTATTTTGAAGCACGTCATTTAGGATGCTAGGTGGATAATTTGCAGGGCCACCAACAATTAGAAGTGTATACAAAGACGTGTAGTTGGAGATTTCATCAAGCCTGTTAACATTGGCAAGCTTGTCAAACTGTACTGTTAAATGTCGGACCTTCTTTGGAGAATCGCAAGGCCGATCCGACCCCAAGATGTAGCAGTCACCAGCAGAAACATGTAAAGCGAGCTCTTGCATTTTTTGTGGAATGCTATAGAGGTCTCGCTccctgatgtggccgaaatgcACACGCTGGAAAAAAGATAGTTGCACAAAAGATCTGAAGTAGTTGCTCCCAGCAGCCATCATCTCTGCAATGTTAGGGAAACGTGGGATGAACACTTGAGCCTCCCAAAGCTGGATAAGCCATTCCTCCTCAAACTGAAAATTTTGTGGGAAAATGGAGCAGTACGCGAAACATGGCTTCAGATGTGAATCTAATTGTGCATAATTCATTCGAAGGGATCTCATGTAGTTAGATTGATTGGATTCCCAATTCTCCTCCCGCAGAATAGCTGCCCACTTGCATTTGTCCTTCTCTTGCTGCAGTCTGTGGCCCAAACTGGCTGCTATGATTGGTACACCCTTGCATTTCAGTACGACTTCATCGATCAATCTGCAGAACAGCCGAAGTTGCAACAATTAAAAATGAAGCCTGGGAAGACATAGCAAACATTCAAGACCAAAGAAGCACATTTTGGTTACCATAAATACTCTCTCTTTCTCAAAATATTTTAATATTAGTAATTATAAGCCTACATTGAGGAAAGACAAATTCATCGATTCTTTCAACATAAAAGCCGATCTATTTCGTTTTCTAAAGAAGTAGCAACTtatattattatgaaaataaaaaaagcaACCTCCTAATTGCATCTAAATTACCCACCTATGATATTAGAAAACATAATCTAAAATAACCCGTTAAAATTGCATCTAAATTTCCTATATAATAGATAATCCAATAAGTGACTAAATTACCACTTCTATCATTCTTAAAATCAACTAAATCGAATTTAAATCTAAATTACTAACATCTTCATCATGAATAAAATTTAAATACTACTCCCTTCATTCCAAACTATAAGACATTTTGcctttttctagatacattgatTTTACTATGCATCTAGACTTAGTGTGCATCTTAATACATAGCAAAAGTTATGAATCTAGAAAAGTTAAATTACCTTAtagtttggaatggagggagtataagtAATGAGTCTAGAAAACTTAATGCATCTGAACTTACCaattattaatatatatatatatatatatatatatatatatataacctgaagTATACACACATAAAAATATAAAGTATATATGCATACATGAATGATAAATATATTCTTGATGTCACAATAGTCATGACAAATGGTCACTTAATGGTTCTTATACCAATAACACTAACAAACTATTTATATCTACGACAGTTATTTCTGTAAGTTGTTACTTGCAGTGCCCTAGAATCTAAACGTCTAATTAATCTCCATGGTGAGTACTAGAGGTGCACGTTGACCTTCATACTGTTAACCAAATGATATTATTAACCAATATGATTGGTCAAAGATTAAAAAGTTCGAATCTTGATCTACAGCACGCCTTACAAACTGGGAGGGTATCATACTGTTAATTACCGTGAAATCAACATCATATATGAAACTATGAAAGTGCCTGCTTAATACATGTATTTTAGGAGTTTTGGTGGTTTGCATTCAATATTTACCCACCCACATTGTAGTCAAGAAAAGAAGTACCTGCTGCTTCGAGAATCTCCAAAACCATATCGCTGGGCATCTGTGCTTGGGTTACACTGGGCATGTTTGCAGAACAATGACCAGCAGTCCTGTTCTGATAGACCTCGCAACTTGTAAGGAACATAGATACCAAGACGATCAGAGGTACGAAGATCTTCAGCCACTGCACCAATTCTTGTAACAATGATCTTGCTTCCAGGAGCACCGCTGAGAAGCGGACATGTGAGCTGCTCCCAGTCATGCCAGTCCCTTTGCCAATAGTCATCCACGACAAGCAGATACCTTCTTTCTCGCAGAAGGTTTCCCAGGTGCCTCTGGAGGCTATCCAGGTTGTTGAAACGAGGTGAAGAGCCTTCTATAGATTCTATGATATCTGCTGTGATCCTTCTTATATTAAACTCATTTGAGACATGAACCCAAGGCCTCAGCTTGAAGTGCAATAAAATTCGCTCGTCAGTGATGACGAGCTGAGCGACAGTTGTCTTCCCGATGCAAGCCTCCCCAACTATTGGCAAGACTTGAACCTTGTGATTCTGATCAGAACTAAGAAGCATCTCGACAATACGCTCATGATCTTCTTGTCTGCAGTGAGCGTCAGGTGGAGGAAAAGAGCTGCTCGGatgactgctactgctactcccTTGAGTCTGTAGACTTGTCTGGCCATGGACCTCCACTTGGAACTTGAAGCCCGCTGCAGTCTTCAGCAGATCATCAATCCTCATAGCTACATCCTTTATCTCCCTTGCCATGGTGATCCTAAAGTACTGACGCTTAGGATTCATGGCAGAACTTACTTTGTTATTGCGCACACTGGAAAGATGTTGACGTCGATGATCTTCATAGAGGTACTTATCCAATACCTCCATTGCGTCGTAGCTGACATCTTTCAGCTTACCAAACCACAATTTCTGTGGCTCAGAAAGCTGCATATTCTCAGCTCCTCTAAGAACGGCCTGTATCATTTCCACTTTAGAAGTCAGGAGTCCCCTCTCTTTCTCAAGACAATCTGATTTCTTCAGCTCCTCCTTCATGGTATGTGCAATTCCCTGAAAAAGGACTTGCAGAAAGGCTGAGAGTACCACATCACCCATTGTGTGAGTCTGTGAGAGTTTTTGAGGTATGGAAGGATGCTCTCACGGGGTATGGATGAATGGGAAACCCGAAGAGAAGATGGCCTCACATCACATGCACCGGGACCTCATAAATAGGAAACCCGAAGAAAGCCATAACCAATCAAATCGAAAACAACAATAGACGACTTGGAACTTGTCAAGGTCCACAGCGATTAACATATAATATTCCTCCTATCAAAAATATAAGGGTCTCAAACTCtcatgtaatacccgattttaaggataaaaccagatatacaccatatgtgagtcttagaagtcaaatctcacatatagctacaaataaggggtaatatcaaaagacaatgcataaatatataacgtacttagtataaaagatataacctttgatatCAAACAGCGgacagacaactccaaacttcgggtattaacttccctctacaggatccaactgactggttgatcacaagcccaaaacttctcctgaggtgtgggggaaatagcaagagtgagtccatgtcgaactccacaagtatagcaactagattgtatatatcccacaatctcatgatcaatgtgacataaataatgtaaagcattaaacaataaataatgagtattttaacatacaggaatcatcacccttaatgtagatgtccccaaggccgctcctgaccgtgagctcggctagtatactagtttNNNNNNNNNNNNNNNNNNNNNNNNNNNNNNNNNNNNNNNNNNNNNNNNNNNNNNNNNNNNNNNNNNNNNNNNNNNNNNNNNNNNNNNNNNNNNNNNNNNNactctgcagaggttgtacatctttaccatgagtcatgatttacctttcgcccgaggtgatcagcctcttaacccacttccaaggaaggtcggcagggatcactatgaagcctttcaaaagttcgtctaacatgttagggccgcaaggtttcctttgcgcgcagatatagataccccccttccaaatggcacaatgacgcgcagcctatacacataaggacaggggctcgcactatacccaaaacggttcagcccctccgccctttcgggtaacctctaacaagctagaaaaggtcttcatactgagctaaagccagagccattatagccctcatggttgcactgttgtcctgggtgatcacgtacagacaaatcatcaagttgctaaaaagtcatttttatcatttattacttaacattaatctagtcacaggatcatggtcacagaattaaaatccaaatgctatacttgccttaatccaaatgctcttgctgatcttgatcactgaagcactcttgatcaccacgaattgctcaccgactaattccgatcatcgatcacaaacATACGGCAACAAACAtatacgaagcaaacaaggctacaattagaacagtacaccaatcatataaaaacagtatagaGAGTtcataaaaagattctacgcagcgctacgatctcgcggacgtaaagatcacgaaaatcgaagctaaaacggaggagatatgaattttctaagattttatatagaaaggtAATTAATTAATCGCATTATAAAAAATACTAGAGTGTAACACTTGTGTcgctttttaaaatttaaaaaaaaaaccagCTACATGCACACTAGTCAAGTTAATAAATTAACATATGAGAGGTTATTGCGGCTAACTCATGATCTACGTTGATACAATCTTAACGCAGCATCAGGAGATGGAATTATAGCTAAAACAAGGAAACCGTGAGATTAAAGCTTTAGGAATTTATTTATGGGGCAAAGTAAAGGAGAGATAATACGTTGCTGCACatgaaattttataagctaattCATGATTGATGGACTGAATATTAAATGTCATGAATGAGTGCATGGAGGCATAAAGAATGATATATTGTAGAAGAACTAATACCAAGGTGCGGATGACGTGTTgatcaagccagtgaagcacatAGGCAAACATGCATGACTTGCTGGAAGGCGCAAGCACACGGCGTGGCTCTGGTGGTCGCCGGCGAGAAACAATACAGCAAGGGCAACGGTTAGGCGATAGTGGGCTGCAGCACAGAGTTAAATTAAATGGTGACAGCAGGGCATGGTGCAATTAACAGAGAGAAAGGATAACATGAGATGCTTACCAACGATCAATTATGAATGGGTAACGTTGATGATTaggcatggctgaagaagacagGATGGACTTTGACAAGATGAGCAGCCGAGGTCTCCCGAAATAGCAACGGCACGAGGACTgatgaaaaaaatttaatttACTACACGAGAGATTTCCCAAACTAGGGGCTCCTCATATGGTAGTTTTGGTGTGCTCAACCTAAGGGTTGGTACAAatatatagggagagaaactccacagctccacgtcaactagcgatatggtactaattgatttgcaaccttcatctttactaataggcctaattaattattaaagcctatTAGTAAATAACTACATGGTTTTTGGGGTTTATTatgggctttgacgttggaaaactaataagagatttattattttcggaattaattattttcattgataaaataattctagaaaagtttagaattagtagttaagccacgaaaaatactccgaaagctccgaaaatttgggaaaaattctcagagatattatagaacatggggaacccgaataaagtttttagagctcatgataagattgtttagagcatctaaaaattagatcatgctcagagaaaagtgagaacagaagatggaaaaattTCCGAAatgtttgtagagattgcttgatggacgaggaactaaaagaagtgctttgagtgacaaagaaaagattttaggaaggtcctaatcaaaatttgagcttagaaacaaggaatttggttgtagataaaagataaatacgtgccaaataaggaagatcgatctactaaacgtattttaaatatttttcttactatcaacacataaaggagcaacaagcatcacttcaaaacatatgcaccagcatgtatgcataataatattgctatgccttataataaattttaatttaataaaaaaaatattatttttcctatattttcatgagcacaaaaatacaaaattaaataattttatctatatttcaaaaggagtaaattttagggtgttacatctcAATACAATACTTTGACTAAAAAATcaaattatataatttttttaatatttatatatgaTAATGATTATTCGTAAGGAATCTATAGCCAGAAATATCAACATTGCActgtcaatatatatatatatatatatatatatattccgaAGGAAATACCCAACCAAGGCCTGTCATGTTTCTTTCAACGCAAACACGACAACACGGTAAATGCGTAGCGATTCGATGCACAAGTCTTTTatgtattcgagaaaaaaaaatacaaacacGGCAACTGTAAACGTATAGCGATTCGCCTCATCAACATGGCGTCATGATTAACCCATTCATAGACAGTAGAGTTTCCGCTACATGTCTCCGCTGATTTTGATTCTGAGCTTACAGTATACTGTATGAGCCGTTAAAATCACATTCATAATGCCAATGAAGTTTTATCCAGTACTCTCTCGCATGTACAGTCATTCGATGACATATATAGTATCATGCTATTCATAAATGACTACGTGAGGCCTTAGTTTTCTTTGGTCTGCCATTAATTTTGAATGTTTAGCTTTCTTTTGGGAAACACGTTTGCGTGTATAAAATATCCACTTGTCTGTCTGATGAACATGTACGAAGCATCGCAACAAGTGGAGCAAGTTGATTGTACAAAGGACGACAAAGCATAACTTTCAGTAAAGCAGCCTTCATCCCTAAAAGTGgaatttagggcctgtttggtagagCTCTGGATCCGGTCCTAGAGAAGCTTTACTAAATGTTTTGCAGCAAAAGTTATTTTTCAATAGAAAAAAAAGAGCCAAAGCTGTTCGAGGCAGTAATAGTACAAATAAAAGAAAGAAcaacagaaagaaaaaaaaagacataAAAGAGAGGCATGCGCCAGCTTCACTACGCACTACACATCTGAAGCTCTAAAACTAGTCCTAGTCCCGTACGTATTgcatcacacacacacatatgtgTGTGTATCAGAAATATTCTGCTACACACGGGGTATTCTATCACCCACAGGTGGTAGCTATCCACTACCAAAAATACATGGACATGGGCTGAACACATACATGCAGTGAGCGGACTTGTTCCATCTAAACTCTGTCCTTTGCCAAAGCTGTTCGAAGTTGGCAGCTTGTATGCCACATGAGTTCAAATGCGATTGGTCCCGGTTGATGTCAGATGTGTAGCTGGTTTTGTGATTTATGAAACTTTGAATGGACATATCTTCTAAACAGTTTATCATTTTTGTGATCCGTATTTACTATAATATCCCTTACAATTAAATTTATAAAACAAGACCCATAttgaatatatttatatagtaaAATCTACTGACACTTATTTATTttacaaattacaagtaaactatgcaaattacaagtaaactatgcaaatagttattttttatgtatatttaatgctccatttaTGTGTTGCAATATTCGATATGATGggtatcttgaaaagtttttagtttttttatgaattaaacaaggcctaagttgatGAAATGACGTTAGAGGAGAGAGGTAAGAGGAATGGGAGTAGTACTTGTACTACTAGGAGATGGGTGGTCCAATAGCTTTCTCGAGGTGTGTCCCTACAACATGGCAGCAATTTTGAAAAAGTAGATATCTTCTCCGAGCAGTGAAGCTCCACCACTCTATCCCATGAACCCGTTTCTATATATTTTATCTGTGTTTCCTTTGAGTCATTGACAGGGTGGTCCTGGCTGCTCACATGGAGAGTAGACCTGGGCAAcaggccggcccggcccggcatGGCACGACACCGGGCTGGCCCGGCACGTTGCCTAACGGGCCGAGGGGGCATGTCGTGCCCTGCGGGCTGTGCCTTACCGGCCTGCGTGCCTGACCTCCGGCCCAGGCACGGGCCCGTGGGCCTTTTTGCGTACCGGGCTGGCCCGTCAAACACGGCAAAAATGGAGGGCCGGGCCAGTCCATAGCCTGTTGAACAGATAACATATCAATAAACACAAATTTAAAAGCAGATTTCAAACACATTTATCAGTTCATCACTTCATCGGTATAAAGAACACATTCAAATATAAATGACAGATGTAGAGAATAAATTTAGATATCAAAATGAGTTGTTTTGTGCAATGTCGTTATTTGGCGGGCCGGGCcgtgccggcctgcgggcctgaAGTGCGGCCCAAACAGGGCCTACACCCCCGTGCCGGGCCAGTCTGGGCCCAATGACCTTCGGGCCGGGCCAAAATGACGGGCTTTGGACCGTGCTCACGGGCTTGGGCTGCATGCCTAGGTATAATGGAGAGCCACAAGGCGCTCCGACTCCGTCCCATTAACAAAATTCTACAGCATGTGGTCCATTGTTCAAAAAAAAAGCCAAACACGTCTTAGCCCCTGTACTCCATTTGTCACAAATTGCACTTCCAATCCCGTTCATCACACCACTTGTCACCAATCTAAGGCATGGGTAGCCGTCACCCCCTATGGGGCAGCTACCCCCATTGTAGAAAATCCacattgatatatatatatatatatatatatatatatatatggtaaattTTCTCTACTTTCTAGGAGTAGTTACTCCCTCCTCTAAAACACAGTATGCCGCACTCCCCTCTATCGGGTCACAAAGTCGAACCCGGTAAGTCACATATACGTGGACAAACTATACTCCAGTTATTTAGTGATCGAGGAAGCTAAATCACGTATACGACGGTGGACAAACTGTTCTCCGGTATTTCAGTCATCGAAGAATTGTTTTTTAATCATTATTATCCATTTTCCTTTTCTAGATTAGAGTATCATCTTATACGTATTAAACTATTTCTACTAGTACATAGCCATACACGTACTGGGAGTTGATGTGTATGCAAGCACGCTCATTGTCTACTAGTATGTATAAAGAAAGATGGCCATACACATACTCCTATTGGTACATGGACGTACGTAAAATAATTGTAcaggtatgcatgcatactactATACATTTAGGTATATGGACATACTTTCTAATAAAATAGTATGTACACATACTCTCCTGTGAAAAAAGTATATACATATACTCTGAGTATAAATACATACATGCTTCTTATTAATAGTATAAATACATACTCTAATTAGCGGGCATACTCCTGAAATATGCGTATGTGAGCATACTGTGAGTGTGCGTATGTGAACATACTTCTGAAATGTGTATGTGAACAAAAAAAGGTATGTCTACATACTCTGAAAGTGTGCGTATGTGAGTATTTAATCAATATACTCAATAAGTAataatgtgtatatatatatatatatactacataaacatacggccctttttttttaaaaaaaatatatccaACCGATCAATCTGATCCGCTTTCTATGGTCAGCATGCATCACCCGTTTTTTTTCTCTCACCCGTTAGCTTCTCCTAATTGGCCGTATCCTAATTACTTCGGAGAGTATAAaaaactcatatatatatatatatatatgtgtgtgtgtgtgtgtgtgtgtcttgtTTGCTCTGTAGATTTTAAAAATTTGAACATATCTCTCTATGGATAAGATTTTGAAGTTTCTCTACTCACTTGAAAGCCGCACCTGCTCCTCGACAATATTTGGCTATGCCACATTGGATCTAACATACAAACGAGGATGTATGAACAacttaaaaaaattatagatctACTTCCACACTTTGCAGACCTAACCGATACCCCACACAGGTTTAAGGCCACATATAGGATTATTGAGCAATAGCTTTATTGTTGTGCATTGCCTCTTTTTTAAAGAGGTTGAAGCTTGTGGAAAGCTTGGGCCACGCCACGATGTAAATTCTTCCTGTGGTTAATCCTACAAGTTCGACTTTGGATAGCGGTAAGATTACAATTGAGGGGATAAATAACTATTTTTGTGCCTTATGTGAAATAAACCTAGAGACCGCCACATATCTTTTCATTGAATGCACTTTTGCGCGGGCAGTGTAGGGATTGGTAGCAGTCTGGAGCAACTGCCCAAACCTTAGCCTTTTGGTTGGACAGTGTATGAAGAAATAGGGGACTGGT contains:
- the LOC8065189 gene encoding putative disease resistance protein RGA3 → MGDVVLSAFLQVLFQGIAHTMKEELKKSDCLEKERGLLTSKVEMIQAVLRGAENMQLSEPQKLWFGKLKDVSYDAMEVLDKYLYEDHRRQHLSSVRNNKVSSAMNPKRQYFRITMAREIKDVAMRIDDLLKTAAGFKFQVEVHGQTSLQTQGSSSSSHPSSSFPPPDAHCRQEDHERIVEMLLSSDQNHKVQVLPIVGEACIGKTTVAQLVITDERILLHFKLRPWVHVSNEFNIRRITADIIESIEGSSPRFNNLDSLQRHLGNLLRERRYLLVVDDYWQRDWHDWEQLTCPLLSGAPGSKIIVTRIGAVAEDLRTSDRLGIYVPYKLRGLSEQDCWSLFCKHAQCNPSTDAQRYGFGDSRSSRLIDEVVLKCKGVPIIAASLGHRLQQEKDKCKWAAILREENWESNQSNYMRSLRMNYAQLDSHLKPCFAYCSIFPQNFQFEEEWLIQLWEAQVFIPRFPNIAEMMAAGSNYFRSFVQLSFFQRVHFGHIRERDLYSIPQKMQELALHVSAGDCYILGSDRPCDSPKKVRHLTVQFDKLANVNRLDEISNYTSLYTLLIVGGPANYPPSILNDVLQNTLQTVQRLRVLDVSNFGLSELPESIGDLIHLRCLQLRGTKIRRLPESVCHLYHLQTLGLRNCYYLEELPTDIKYLGKLRHIDLHLDNHQPTQLKHMPEGIGSLIGLHTLSRFVISTRRGRHRHSSVHELSKLINLSGALLISNLDIVKDAQEAQQADLASKKLLRKLELSWCENTNKQLDEDTIIENLKPANTLNELTVSGYGGLACPSWLCSENYMHDLVTVRLHGFKSCDALPSLGLLPQLKNLYLTSWDQLKFINSSSYVYGHGASFLSLKKFHLEGMHSLQRWEWDELCTFAPGLRELVVKNCPQLRELPRCIQNLRDLEDMEIVGCWELALLPHLNGLTSLQRLEISDCNSICSLPCTGLPRSLQVLSINNCHQLSHSCKNLRSIISSVWIDGHRI